In Flavobacterium enshiense, the genomic stretch ACCCAGAATTTGAGAATTATCGTAAGCAGTAATATTAAGTGTATTAAAAAAAGGAATGGTCAGGACATATAGCCCGATAAGAATGAAAACGCTTCCTTTTTTTATCTTAACCATCGCTTATTTTTCTACTTCAACAGTTGCATTCATGCCGGGTTTTACGGGCTCGAGTTCCTGAGGGCTGGCTTCAAATTCAATTTTTACCGGAATGCGTTGGGTGATTTTCACGAAATTACCAGTGGAATTATCCGGTTCCACCATCGAAAATTTGGCTCCGGTGGCCGGCGAAAATCCGACCACTTTTCCTTTAAATTCTTTATCGTCCAGCGCATCTATGGTAATCGTAACCGGTTGCCCTATTTTTATCCGCTCCACCTGAGTTTCTTTGAAGTTGGCGGTCACCCATAGTTTGTGTTTCAGTACAATGGAGGCGATTACCTGATTTGTACTTACCAAATCGCCTACGGAAAGTTCCCTTTCGCCCACAAAACCATCTATTGGAGCTTTTATGACCGTGTATGATAATTGCAGTTTTGCGTTATCCAAATTGGCTTTTTTGCCGGCTACAGTTGCTTTTGCGGCTTCCAGATTGGTTTTGCTTTGCTGGGTAATGGAACTGCTGGCCAACAATTCGTTTTGACCTGCTTTCAGATAAGCTTCGGTAGATTTCATCTTGGCCAGTACCTGATCGTATTGGTTTCTCGTCACAGCCGAATCGGCAAACATTTTTTCAAAACGCTGATAATCTTTTCTGGCTTTTTCCAGATCGGCCATATCGCCGGCCAATTTTTCCTTGGCAGCGGCCTGATTGGATGTCGATGTAATTATGGCTTGTTCCAAAGAATGAAGATTTCCTTCGGCTATGGCTAAATCGGCTTCGGCCTGTCTCACTTTTATTTGGTATTCTTGGTCATCAAGAATAATCAGTGTATCGCCTTTATGCACAGGCTGGTTGGCCTCGAAACGGATTTCTTTTATATGTCCGCTCGCCCGGGCTGCAATATTGTTCATATAGGATTCCACCTGAGCGTTGTTGGTGGTTTCATTTTGGCTGAAGTCAAAAAACAGACTCAATATCCACAAAACACCTCCCAGCAGAAAAGCAAAAGAAAGGATGGTCAGAATGGTATTTCTTTTTCGTTCTGATTTTTGAACTGCTTCGGGGTTTTGGTTTTCCTGGCTCATAGCATCTTCGTTTATAGTTTTCCCATGGCATATTGCAGGGAGTAATATTGAATGATCAAGTCGAGATTGGCATTGATGAGTGAAATTTTAGCGCCGTTTAATTGTAATTCGGCATCAACCATATCGCTAATCAAGGCAAAGTCATTGTCGTAGCGGCTTTTTACGATTCTGTAGTTGCTCTCCGATAATTCCACATCTTTTTTATAGGTCGATATGTTTTTTTGACTTTCAACATACTTCACAAAAACGGTTTTTACTTCCTTGTCAATTTGGTCTTTGGTCACATCTAGAATCGTTTTGCTTCGGTCAATATCCAATTTGTCACCGCTCACCTGATGTTTCAGATTGTAAAAACTGGAAATATCCCAATTTAACGATAGACCTGCTGTCCAGAAATTGAGGATGTTTGGATAATCTGGCCATTGGGCTGGGTACTGGGTATTGAGCATTGCACCGGCGTATAGATTGGGTAAGTATCCACTTTTTGTGATGCTGAGGTTGGATTCGGAAAGTTTCACGTTTAATTCCGATTGTTTGATTTCATATCGGTTCTCATAAGCTTCGGCCAGGCATTGTTGAATATCCCGTTCTTCCTTGGGAATTGTGGTTTCGGCCATTTCAGGTTTTAGTACGGTGTCAGTCGGAATACCAATCAAAATATCTAGATAGTTGCTGACCAGTTTGATGTTGTTAGTGTCTTCAAACACGGAAACTTCAAATCTTGATTGTTGTAATTCGGTTCGTAATAGATCACTTTTTAGGTTTTGTCCGTTGGCCACCCGCGATTGTAGTTGTTTGATTCGCAGGTTAGTGTTTATGATATTTTGTTTGGTGACTTCAATCTGGCGGTAAAGTTTTTCAAGGGTGAAATATTGCTGTACTATGGCCAGTTTAATTTCTGCTTCCGTCATTTTAACAGTGGCTTCCTGTAGCTCTCGGATTAATTCCTGTTTGCTTATCCTGTTGTTGATGAGGTTTCCTGTATATATGGGCATGCTGGCCAATATGTTTGCAGAAGCCTGATAATCGAAGTAATCTACCGTGAGGCTTTTTTCATAGAATCCCTCATATATTTTTGGATTACCGATGTGATTATAGTTCATATTCAGTCCGACAAGCGGCATCTTCGCCATTTTTGTCTGACTGACATTTTCATTGGCAATGGCAACGTCGGTATTGGCAATTTTTATTTGCTTGTTGTTCTCAATACCAAGTTTTAAGGCTTCCTCTAAAGTTATGCTTTGCACGTTTGTTAAGGAGTCGTTCTGACCGTATCCTTTTTCCATGCCGAATAATGCGACAATCAGTAGCAGAAAGG encodes the following:
- a CDS encoding HlyD family secretion protein encodes the protein MSQENQNPEAVQKSERKRNTILTILSFAFLLGGVLWILSLFFDFSQNETTNNAQVESYMNNIAARASGHIKEIRFEANQPVHKGDTLIILDDQEYQIKVRQAEADLAIAEGNLHSLEQAIITSTSNQAAAKEKLAGDMADLEKARKDYQRFEKMFADSAVTRNQYDQVLAKMKSTEAYLKAGQNELLASSSITQQSKTNLEAAKATVAGKKANLDNAKLQLSYTVIKAPIDGFVGERELSVGDLVSTNQVIASIVLKHKLWVTANFKETQVERIKIGQPVTITIDALDDKEFKGKVVGFSPATGAKFSMVEPDNSTGNFVKITQRIPVKIEFEASPQELEPVKPGMNATVEVEK
- a CDS encoding TolC family protein, which produces MITITLLQRFKYAFLLLIVALFGMEKGYGQNDSLTNVQSITLEEALKLGIENNKQIKIANTDVAIANENVSQTKMAKMPLVGLNMNYNHIGNPKIYEGFYEKSLTVDYFDYQASANILASMPIYTGNLINNRISKQELIRELQEATVKMTEAEIKLAIVQQYFTLEKLYRQIEVTKQNIINTNLRIKQLQSRVANGQNLKSDLLRTELQQSRFEVSVFEDTNNIKLVSNYLDILIGIPTDTVLKPEMAETTIPKEERDIQQCLAEAYENRYEIKQSELNVKLSESNLSITKSGYLPNLYAGAMLNTQYPAQWPDYPNILNFWTAGLSLNWDISSFYNLKHQVSGDKLDIDRSKTILDVTKDQIDKEVKTVFVKYVESQKNISTYKKDVELSESNYRIVKSRYDNDFALISDMVDAELQLNGAKISLINANLDLIIQYYSLQYAMGKL